Proteins from a genomic interval of Shewanella seohaensis:
- a CDS encoding pyrimidine/purine nucleosidase domain-containing protein, which yields MIVKVSPKGSMDQLSQLEVDRLKNSAKSALYQLYRNCSLAVLAAGLKTDNSKALFEQYQSFDINVLQRERGVKLELINPPSKPLSTAKLSQGSKNTCFRCYGISFISATSTTPLNISISPTPATLLT from the coding sequence ATGATAGTAAAAGTCAGCCCTAAGGGCAGCATGGATCAGCTTTCACAACTCGAAGTTGATCGCCTCAAAAATAGTGCCAAGAGCGCCCTATATCAACTGTATCGTAACTGCTCACTCGCCGTCCTCGCCGCCGGCCTCAAGACCGACAACTCTAAAGCGCTTTTCGAGCAATACCAGAGCTTCGATATCAATGTGTTACAACGTGAACGAGGGGTTAAGCTAGAGCTTATCAATCCCCCGAGCAAGCCTTTGTCGACGGCCAAATTATCACAGGGATCCAAGAACACTTGTTTTCGGTGCTACGGGATATCCTTTATATCAGCGACAAGTACGACACCCTTAAACATATCAATCTCACCAACGCCAGCCACATTACTAACGTAG
- a CDS encoding GGDEF domain-containing protein: MKDSNATVTQLALLQQKLHSAKLALDEVNEDRNAKLQTLLQFIGHLSLACKGQNLELDNKLAKLRHNLNTFERVDEALPELVDVERLLKGQYNHVMVQLEESRTGLAQVIRQIQRVNSAPEKLKKEVNYFKQDLSKPFHTVWEYIPKVKQIIGFYDTILQQQFNETEKLDVLPKHRQLAHELAQMISEIEFRKDQRDQVLVIKELLASEVEIDTLLEAYQTILSLLLDNIAREKSASQEFLYALNDALAAVREVVSESYNHNQRSFQLKTQLNREINSRVDNVGEAIIDTDDIVDLKAQLTEQLSSIRSALARKEALEQREQALLRKSMETMRKELNELSNEANTYKERLFEQQKLNLLDSLTQLPNRAALEERMELEYRNYQRHKSPLWIAVADIDHFKSINDSFGHSTGDKTLQVIAMALKNSLRDTEFVARYGGEEFVLILPDIDGGDIAQLLNRVREKVKNIPFKFKNQRITVTVSIGAAQVMGNELIHETFERADAALYKAKHESRDRVVIDV; encoded by the coding sequence ATGAAGGATTCCAACGCGACAGTGACACAGCTGGCATTGCTTCAGCAAAAACTTCACTCGGCAAAATTGGCCCTCGATGAAGTAAACGAAGACAGGAATGCTAAGTTACAAACACTACTCCAATTTATTGGCCATTTAAGTCTTGCCTGCAAAGGGCAGAATTTAGAACTGGATAATAAACTTGCCAAACTTCGCCACAATCTAAATACCTTTGAGCGAGTCGATGAAGCATTACCGGAGTTGGTTGATGTTGAACGGCTGTTAAAGGGTCAGTACAACCACGTGATGGTGCAACTGGAAGAGAGTCGCACAGGGCTTGCTCAAGTCATTCGCCAAATCCAACGGGTTAACTCGGCGCCAGAAAAACTCAAAAAAGAAGTTAACTACTTCAAGCAAGATCTCTCTAAACCGTTCCACACTGTGTGGGAATATATTCCTAAAGTTAAACAAATCATTGGTTTCTACGATACCATCCTGCAGCAGCAGTTCAACGAGACTGAAAAGCTCGATGTCTTGCCTAAGCACAGGCAACTCGCCCACGAACTGGCGCAGATGATTTCGGAAATCGAGTTTCGTAAAGATCAACGCGACCAAGTGCTGGTGATTAAAGAGCTGCTGGCATCGGAAGTCGAAATCGATACCTTGCTCGAAGCCTATCAAACCATTTTATCTCTGCTGCTCGATAACATCGCCCGCGAAAAATCGGCCTCGCAAGAGTTTTTATACGCCCTAAACGATGCCTTAGCCGCGGTACGTGAAGTGGTGAGTGAATCCTATAATCACAACCAGCGCAGTTTTCAGCTAAAAACCCAGCTCAACCGTGAAATCAATTCGCGCGTCGATAATGTGGGTGAAGCCATTATCGACACCGACGATATCGTCGATCTTAAAGCCCAGTTGACCGAGCAGCTTAGCTCGATTCGCTCCGCCCTCGCCCGCAAAGAAGCCTTAGAGCAGCGTGAACAAGCCTTGCTGCGCAAGTCGATGGAAACCATGCGCAAAGAGCTTAACGAGCTGAGCAACGAGGCGAACACCTATAAAGAGCGACTCTTCGAGCAACAAAAACTCAATCTATTGGACAGCTTAACCCAGCTCCCCAACCGTGCTGCCCTCGAAGAGCGCATGGAACTTGAGTATCGCAATTATCAGCGCCATAAAAGCCCACTGTGGATTGCGGTGGCCGATATCGACCACTTTAAGAGTATCAATGACAGCTTTGGCCACAGTACAGGCGATAAAACCCTGCAGGTCATCGCCATGGCATTAAAGAACTCCCTACGGGATACCGAGTTTGTCGCCCGCTACGGCGGTGAAGAGTTTGTGCTCATCCTGCCCGATATTGACGGTGGAGATATTGCTCAACTTTTAAACAGAGTCCGTGAGAAAGTAAAAAATATTCCATTTAAATTTAAAAATCAGCGAATTACAGTTACAGTATCTATAGGGGCTGCGCAGGTTATGGGGAACGAGCTCATACATGAAACCTTCGAGCGCGCCGATGCAGCACTCTACAAAGCAAAACATGAAAGCAGAGACAGGGTTGTGATTGACGTATAA